One Amblyomma americanum isolate KBUSLIRL-KWMA chromosome 8, ASM5285725v1, whole genome shotgun sequence DNA window includes the following coding sequences:
- the LOC144100233 gene encoding uncharacterized protein LOC144100233 has product MYSPGFYWASPPNPIRPPYPGMRGMLDALREFPHWKTVLNRNKICFSVSSAINYAKGRGSTIDFKQEIQHLTDAVQRYTRTRFTTRVNGTYPVEELKYKYEFDNTTHTHFWKGLFQRSLIGFFAYDDASTLRYKMEKLLDAYPDDRCVVFDDLGDDFHEVGFTYDSHTVQFKKYELLHVVASAMVQRYGPAFESKYY; this is encoded by the exons ATGTACAGCCCCGGTTTCTATTGGGCTTCTCCGCCCAACCCGATTCGCCCGCCCTACCCCGGCATGCGAGGCATG CTGGACGCGCTCCGTGAGTTCCCTCACTGGAAGACGGTGCTTAACCGCAACAAAATATGCTTCTCTGTGTCATCGGCGATAAACTACGCCAAGGGCCGCGGTTCAACCATCGACTTCAAGCAGGAGATTCAGCATTTAACGGACGCCGTTCAGCGCTACACCCGTACGAGG TTCACCACCCGCGTCAACGGGACGTATCCGGTAGAGGAGCTTAAGTACAAGTACGAGTTCGACAACACAACGCACACCCATTTCTGGAAGGGTCTCTTTCAGCGAAGCCTGATTGGGTTCTTCGCttacgacgacgccagcacgctGAGATACAAG ATGGAGAAGCTGCTGGACGCCTACCCGGATGACAGGTGCGTCGTATTCGATGACCTCGGAGACGACTTTCACGAGGTGGGCTTCACATATGACAGCCACACGGTCCAATTCAAGAAGTACGAGCTGCTCCATGTCGTTGCCAGCGCCATGGTGCAGAGATACGGGCCAGCTTTCGAGTCGAAGTATTACTAG